A window of the Xenopus laevis strain J_2021 chromosome 9_10L, Xenopus_laevis_v10.1, whole genome shotgun sequence genome harbors these coding sequences:
- the dctpp1.L gene encoding dCTP pyrophosphatase 1 L homeolog (The RefSeq protein has 1 substitution compared to this genomic sequence): MRMEGFPTENNHGPAGDSTREFCFSSSPTMEDIRRLQSQFTAERDWNQFHQPRNLLLALVGEVGEVAELFQWKGEVAEGLPDWTPSQREALSHELSDVLIYLLELAEKCHVDLPQAVLTKLQLNAKKYPAGRVQGSAKKYTEYSTEDGESDSVEQQKQ, from the exons ATGAGGATGGAG GGGTTTCCAACTGAGAACAACCACGGCCCTGCCGGAGACTCCACAAGGGAATTCTCCTTCAGTAGCTCCCCCACCATGGAAGACAT CCGCCGTCTCCAGTCCCAGTTCACAGCAGAGAGAGACTGGAACCAGTTTCACCAGCCCAGGAACCTGTTGCTCGCTTTGGTCGGAGAAGTGGGAGAGGTGGCCGAGCTTTT CCAGTGGAAGGGAGAAGTGGCTGAGGGTCTCCCTGATTGGACCCCGTCCCAGCGTGAAGCTTTATCTCATGAACTCAGCGACGTCCTGATTTATCTCCTGGAGCTGGCGGAGAAATGCCACGTGGATCTTCCCCAGGCGGTGCTGACCAAACTACAACTGAATGCCAAGAAATACCCGGCGGGGCGTGTGCAAGGCAGCGCCAAGAAATATACAGAGTATAGCACTGAGGATGGAGAGTCGGATTCTGTTGAGCAGCAGAAACAGTAG